In Nocardia asteroides, a single genomic region encodes these proteins:
- a CDS encoding class I SAM-dependent methyltransferase, with protein sequence MLSELNRAHPWSHNDHYAGWVVRRVRGSGARRVLDIGCGTGNLVARLRDHCAVTGLERDPETAAVAAHRFRDDPAVRILPIDFADRDRETRWDAITLVAVLHHLPLDATLRALRESLAPGGRLVVVGLHRDVTIGDALTRLPAVLLNPLIGVLKHPARATEPPRHMRAPIAEPRETLAEIRAAAAAELPGARIRRRLFWRYTLVYDDRV encoded by the coding sequence GTGCTGTCCGAGCTGAACCGCGCGCATCCCTGGAGCCACAACGACCACTACGCCGGCTGGGTGGTCCGCCGGGTCCGCGGATCCGGTGCCCGCCGCGTCCTCGACATCGGCTGCGGCACCGGCAATCTCGTCGCCCGGCTGCGCGACCACTGCGCCGTCACCGGGCTGGAGCGCGATCCGGAGACGGCGGCCGTCGCCGCGCACCGCTTCCGCGACGACCCCGCCGTCCGCATTCTGCCCATCGACTTCGCCGACCGCGATCGGGAAACCCGCTGGGACGCCATCACCCTGGTCGCGGTACTGCACCACCTCCCGCTCGACGCCACGCTGCGCGCCCTGCGCGAGAGCCTCGCGCCCGGCGGCAGACTCGTCGTTGTCGGCCTCCACCGCGACGTCACCATCGGCGACGCCCTCACCCGGCTCCCCGCCGTCCTGCTCAACCCGCTCATCGGCGTGCTGAAGCACCCCGCCCGCGCCACCGAGCCACCGCGGCACATGCGGGCCCCGATCGCCGAGCCGCGGGAGACGCTGGCCGAGATCCGGGCGGCGGCCGCCGCGGAGTTGCCGGGCGCGCGGATCCGGCGCCGGCTGTTCTGGCGCTACACCCTGGTCTACGACGACCGCGTTTGA
- a CDS encoding polyketide cyclase produces MTDERFEVRRQIAAAPEQIFALLCSPAGHVTIDSSGMLQSAEGEPVRAAGDRFVVHMDRESLNDFPMGKYDVTVIITEFEPDAHLEWTISGQIQPPIEHRYGYFLEPSEIGTLVTSYYDWSNIAEKYRKHDLFPVIPESALRATLGILARTVEH; encoded by the coding sequence ATGACCGACGAACGTTTCGAGGTGCGGCGGCAGATCGCCGCCGCACCCGAGCAGATCTTCGCCCTGCTCTGCTCCCCGGCCGGGCACGTGACCATCGACAGCTCCGGCATGCTGCAATCCGCGGAGGGCGAGCCGGTGCGCGCGGCCGGTGACCGGTTCGTGGTGCACATGGACCGCGAATCGCTCAACGACTTCCCGATGGGCAAGTACGACGTCACGGTGATCATCACCGAGTTCGAGCCGGACGCCCACCTCGAGTGGACCATCTCCGGGCAGATCCAGCCGCCGATCGAGCACCGCTACGGCTACTTCCTCGAGCCGAGCGAGATCGGCACGCTGGTCACCTCGTACTACGACTGGAGCAATATCGCGGAGAAGTACCGGAAGCACGATCTCTTCCCGGTGATCCCGGAGTCCGCCCTACGCGCCACCCTCGGCATTCTGGCGCGCACCGTCGAGCACTAG
- a CDS encoding TVP38/TMEM64 family protein, with protein MTEQIPAPSRRAAAVRLGVLVLFLAVLFYLVAVRQAIDIEAVRELVRAAGPVAPLVFVPVSALLAAIFVPGTLLAATSGLLFGPLVGTVVTLFSAVGTAMITSLLGRRAGRASARGLIGAERSDRIDAQIARGGLWAVVGQRFVPGISDALASYVFGAFGVPLWQMVAGSFIGSAPRAFVYTALGASIGEFSAPLAYTAIGVWCVTAVLGVFAAHRGYRMWRHRPRPEPAAEPPVPS; from the coding sequence ATGACCGAGCAGATCCCGGCACCGAGCCGCCGCGCCGCCGCCGTGCGGCTCGGCGTTCTCGTGCTGTTCCTCGCGGTGCTCTTCTACCTGGTCGCGGTGCGGCAGGCGATCGATATCGAGGCGGTGCGCGAGCTGGTCCGCGCCGCCGGGCCGGTCGCGCCGCTGGTCTTCGTCCCGGTCTCGGCGCTGCTCGCGGCGATCTTCGTGCCGGGGACGCTGCTCGCCGCCACCAGCGGACTCCTCTTCGGGCCGCTGGTCGGCACCGTCGTGACGCTGTTCTCCGCCGTCGGCACCGCGATGATCACCAGCCTGCTCGGCAGGCGCGCGGGGCGGGCGAGCGCGCGCGGGCTGATCGGCGCCGAGCGGTCGGACCGGATCGACGCGCAGATCGCCCGCGGCGGGCTGTGGGCGGTGGTCGGGCAGCGCTTCGTCCCCGGCATCTCCGATGCCTTGGCCTCGTACGTGTTCGGCGCCTTCGGCGTCCCGCTCTGGCAGATGGTGGCCGGGTCGTTCATCGGCTCGGCGCCGCGCGCCTTCGTCTACACGGCGCTCGGCGCCTCCATCGGCGAGTTCTCGGCGCCGCTCGCCTACACCGCGATCGGGGTCTGGTGCGTCACGGCGGTGCTGGGCGTCTTCGCGGCACACCGCGGGTACCGGATGTGGCGGCACCGGCCACGCCCGGAGCCTGCCGCCGAGCCGCCCGTGCCAAGCTGA
- a CDS encoding MFS transporter codes for MERDALAVVPEAAPAGPRPARANAFRALRSVPFRWYFGGQIASASGTFVQTTAIGWLVLGITGSPASLGLVLAASGVPPLLFGPWGGVVADRVDLRKLLIGTQAASAVLAVALWLAAASGHADVPLVIAVTVLGGVVQIVDSPARQAFVARLVPPADLASAASVNGVVMNSARVVGPALAGVLIATIGTTPCFAVNAVSYLAVIGALFAIRPLAVPAAATKTPQGVAAGLRYARTRQQLWLPLVMMALVGLLAFNFAVILPVLAKDTFHGTGGTYGLLSTMLSVGSVAGSLAVGLVRHPRRVYLVAAATAFGVCLAATAVAPNLAIACVALVATGIAAFCFVTLASTALQLHSDPAYRGRIMALWVFVYLGTTPIGSPLTGWICDAAGPRAALLVGAAACLVAAGIAARVRTPPHPDDDPPAPAPAR; via the coding sequence ATGGAACGGGACGCGCTCGCGGTCGTCCCCGAGGCCGCCCCGGCCGGGCCGAGGCCGGCGCGCGCGAATGCCTTCCGCGCGCTGCGCTCGGTGCCGTTCCGGTGGTATTTCGGCGGGCAGATCGCCTCGGCCAGCGGCACCTTCGTGCAGACGACGGCGATCGGCTGGCTGGTGCTCGGGATCACCGGCTCGCCCGCCTCGCTCGGGCTCGTGCTGGCCGCGAGCGGGGTCCCGCCGCTGCTCTTCGGCCCGTGGGGCGGGGTGGTCGCGGACCGGGTGGACCTGCGGAAGCTGCTGATCGGCACCCAGGCGGCGTCGGCGGTGCTCGCGGTGGCGCTCTGGCTGGCGGCGGCGAGCGGGCACGCCGACGTCCCGCTGGTGATCGCGGTGACGGTGCTCGGCGGCGTGGTGCAGATCGTGGACAGCCCGGCGCGGCAGGCGTTCGTCGCCCGGCTGGTGCCGCCCGCCGACCTGGCGAGCGCGGCGAGCGTCAACGGGGTGGTGATGAACAGCGCGCGGGTGGTCGGGCCCGCGCTGGCCGGGGTGCTGATCGCGACCATCGGCACCACGCCCTGCTTCGCGGTCAACGCCGTCTCGTACCTGGCGGTGATCGGCGCGCTGTTCGCCATCCGGCCGCTGGCGGTACCGGCCGCGGCCACCAAGACCCCGCAGGGGGTGGCGGCCGGGCTGCGCTACGCCCGCACCAGGCAGCAGCTCTGGCTGCCGCTGGTGATGATGGCGCTGGTCGGGCTGCTCGCCTTCAACTTCGCGGTCATCCTGCCGGTGCTGGCGAAGGACACCTTCCACGGCACCGGCGGCACCTACGGGCTGCTCTCCACCATGCTCAGCGTCGGCTCGGTGGCGGGGTCGCTCGCGGTCGGGCTGGTGCGGCACCCGCGGCGGGTGTACCTGGTGGCGGCGGCAACGGCCTTCGGCGTGTGTCTGGCGGCGACCGCGGTGGCGCCGAACCTCGCCATCGCCTGCGTGGCGCTGGTGGCGACCGGGATCGCGGCGTTCTGCTTCGTCACGCTGGCCTCGACCGCGCTGCAGCTGCACTCCGACCCGGCCTACCGGGGGCGGATCATGGCGCTCTGGGTCTTCGTCTACCTCGGCACCACCCCGATCGGCAGCCCGCTCACCGGCTGGATCTGCGATGCCGCCGGGCCGCGGGCCGCGCTGCTGGTCGGCGCGGCGGCGTGCCTGGTGGCGGCGGGGATCGCGGCGCGGGTCCGGACCCCGCCGCACCCGGACGACGACCCGCCCGCACCGGCCCCGGCGCGCTGA
- a CDS encoding VOC family protein encodes MLDHLALQCADPDRAAAFYTRVFAALGVREAMRVDRPEGTVVGLGGPDGFPHLWLGPRVDHGHRPVHVALTADSRDAVHAVHEAAVADGAEILHEPRLWPEYHPGYYAVFLRDPDGNNVEAVHHHFGG; translated from the coding sequence ATGCTCGATCACCTCGCCCTGCAGTGCGCCGACCCGGATCGAGCCGCCGCCTTCTACACCCGGGTCTTCGCCGCGCTCGGGGTGCGCGAGGCCATGCGCGTCGACCGCCCCGAGGGCACGGTCGTCGGTCTCGGCGGCCCGGACGGCTTCCCGCACCTCTGGCTCGGCCCGCGCGTCGACCACGGCCACCGCCCGGTACATGTCGCGCTCACCGCGGACTCCAGGGACGCCGTGCACGCGGTGCACGAGGCCGCCGTCGCCGACGGCGCCGAGATCCTGCACGAGCCCCGGCTCTGGCCGGAGTACCACCCCGGCTACTACGCGGTCTTCCTCCGCGACCCGGACGGCAACAACGTCGAGGCGGTACACCACCACTTCGGCGGCTGA
- a CDS encoding acyl-CoA dehydrogenase family protein produces the protein MERTLFEPEHDLFRESFRKFLDQHVAPNHAKWEEQGLVDRDVWLEAGKQGFLGMAVPEEYGGGGVKDFRYNAVVTEEAVRGLYSGLGFGLHNDVIAPYLLELANEEQKQRWLPGFCSGEIITAIAMTEPGTGSDLQGIKTKAVRDGDDWILNGAKTFITNGINADIVIVVAQTDPAKGAMGFSLLVVERGMAGFERGRNLDKIGLKAQDTAELSFTDVRVPGKNLLGTEGMGFIHLMQNLPQERLSIAVMAAGAMEACLEMTIQYVRDRKAFGKPIGALQNTRFVLAELATKTTAVRVLVDRFVQDLNDGKLSAEDAAMAKWWSTEEQLDLINRCVQLHGGYGYMKEYPIARAYLDARIQTIYGGTTEIMKEIIGRSLKLS, from the coding sequence GTGGAGCGCACACTGTTCGAACCCGAGCACGATCTGTTCCGGGAGTCGTTCCGCAAGTTTCTCGATCAGCACGTCGCGCCGAACCACGCGAAGTGGGAGGAGCAGGGCCTCGTCGACCGCGACGTCTGGCTGGAGGCCGGAAAGCAGGGCTTCCTCGGCATGGCCGTGCCGGAGGAGTACGGCGGCGGCGGGGTCAAGGACTTCCGTTACAACGCGGTGGTCACCGAGGAGGCCGTGCGCGGCCTGTACAGCGGCCTCGGCTTCGGGCTGCACAACGACGTCATCGCGCCGTACCTGCTGGAGCTGGCGAACGAGGAGCAGAAGCAGCGCTGGCTGCCCGGCTTCTGTTCCGGCGAGATCATCACCGCGATCGCCATGACCGAGCCGGGCACCGGCTCCGACCTGCAGGGCATCAAGACCAAGGCGGTCCGCGACGGCGACGACTGGATCCTGAACGGCGCCAAGACCTTCATCACCAACGGCATCAACGCCGACATCGTGATCGTGGTCGCGCAGACCGACCCCGCCAAGGGCGCCATGGGCTTCAGCCTGCTGGTGGTGGAGCGCGGCATGGCGGGCTTCGAGCGCGGCCGCAACCTGGACAAGATCGGGCTCAAGGCGCAGGACACCGCCGAGCTCAGCTTCACCGACGTCCGGGTGCCCGGCAAGAACCTGCTCGGCACCGAGGGCATGGGCTTCATCCACCTCATGCAGAACCTGCCGCAGGAGCGACTCTCCATCGCCGTCATGGCGGCGGGCGCCATGGAGGCGTGCCTGGAGATGACCATCCAGTACGTGCGCGACCGCAAGGCGTTCGGCAAGCCGATCGGCGCCCTGCAGAACACCCGCTTCGTGCTGGCCGAGCTGGCCACAAAGACCACCGCGGTGCGCGTCCTCGTCGACCGCTTCGTGCAGGACCTGAACGACGGCAAGCTCTCCGCCGAGGACGCCGCCATGGCCAAGTGGTGGAGCACCGAGGAGCAGCTCGACCTGATCAACCGCTGCGTCCAGCTGCACGGCGGGTACGGCTACATGAAGGAGTACCCGATCGCTCGCGCCTACCTGGACGCGCGCATCCAGACGATCTACGGCGGCACCACCGAGATCATGAAGGAGATCATCGGGCGGTCGCTGAAGCTGTCCTGA
- a CDS encoding lysophospholipid acyltransferase family protein: MSQHRSGGASPVAPRSGATASGTLTDGAPLRVSPSGIEMRLLDAVLAPLRAWSSPRFYGLENIPADGPVLLVGNHNLLGGIDAPLLLPEVLRRRGRLIRGLAENVLMAVPGVRHVLHRYGVVRGTRANCLALLAKGEAVIVFPGGSREAARRKNEKYMLKWDGRTGFARMAIEAGAPIVPVAMIGIDDAFDIVLDADHPVMRPVRWAARALGLPAGLIPPVVRGIGPTVVPRPERFYFAVGAPIDPAPWRGAPDVASAATELADVVRKGLEEELRFLFAERERDSGRGLVGRVKGLLRRR, from the coding sequence ATGTCGCAGCACCGTTCGGGCGGGGCTTCACCGGTGGCGCCGCGCTCCGGCGCCACCGCTTCCGGCACGCTCACCGATGGTGCGCCGCTCCGGGTTTCGCCGAGCGGTATCGAGATGCGGCTGCTGGACGCGGTTCTCGCGCCGCTGCGGGCGTGGTCGAGCCCGCGCTTCTACGGCCTGGAGAACATCCCGGCCGACGGCCCGGTGCTGCTGGTCGGTAACCACAACCTGCTCGGCGGCATCGATGCCCCGCTGTTGCTGCCCGAGGTGCTGCGCCGCCGCGGCAGGCTCATCCGCGGCCTCGCGGAGAACGTGCTCATGGCGGTGCCCGGGGTGCGGCACGTGCTGCACCGCTACGGCGTCGTCCGCGGGACGCGGGCGAACTGCCTGGCGCTGCTCGCCAAGGGGGAGGCGGTGATCGTCTTCCCCGGCGGGAGCAGGGAGGCGGCCCGCCGCAAGAACGAGAAGTACATGCTCAAGTGGGACGGCCGCACCGGCTTCGCGCGGATGGCGATCGAGGCGGGGGCGCCGATCGTCCCGGTCGCCATGATCGGCATCGACGACGCCTTCGACATCGTGCTCGACGCCGACCACCCGGTCATGCGCCCGGTGCGCTGGGCCGCGCGGGCGCTCGGGCTGCCCGCCGGGCTGATCCCGCCGGTGGTGCGCGGCATCGGCCCCACCGTCGTGCCGCGCCCGGAGCGGTTCTACTTCGCCGTTGGCGCGCCCATCGACCCGGCGCCCTGGCGCGGCGCCCCCGATGTGGCATCCGCCGCCACCGAGCTGGCCGACGTGGTCCGCAAGGGGCTGGAGGAGGAGCTGCGCTTCCTCTTCGCCGAGCGCGAGCGGGACAGCGGGCGCGGCCTGGTCGGCCGGGTCAAGGGGCTGCTCCGCCGCCGCTGA
- the hflX gene encoding GTPase HflX, giving the protein MARTGWSADPTVGELQLDERSSLRRVAGLSTELTDITEVEYRQLRLERVVLVGVWTEGSAAAADASMAELAALAETAGSEVLQALIQRRDRPDPATYIGSGKAEELRAVVLETGADTVICDGELTPAQLTALEKVAKVKVVDRTALILDIFAQHATSREGKAQVTLAQMEYMLPRLRGWGESMSRQAGGRAGSNGGVGLRGPGETKIETDRRRIRERMAKLRRQIREMKTARDTMRARRVNGGVPAVAIVGYTNAGKSSLMNALTDAGLLVQDALFATLDPTTRRAALDDGREIVVTDTVGFVRHLPTQLVEAFRSTLEEVTAADLLLHVVDGADPLPAGQIEAVREVITDVVKDSGVPAPPELLVVNKIDAVDELALARLRAQLPDAVFVSAATGAGMAALRERVATLLGGLDVDVTVLLPYTRGDLLARVHAEGRILATEHEEGGTRVRARVPHALAAALTPFAGSAPER; this is encoded by the coding sequence ATGGCCCGCACCGGCTGGTCCGCCGACCCGACCGTCGGCGAGCTGCAGCTCGACGAGCGCAGCTCGCTGCGCCGGGTGGCCGGGCTCTCCACCGAGCTCACCGACATCACCGAGGTCGAGTACCGGCAGCTGCGCCTGGAGCGCGTCGTGCTGGTCGGGGTCTGGACCGAGGGCAGCGCCGCGGCCGCCGACGCCTCGATGGCCGAGCTGGCCGCGCTCGCCGAGACCGCGGGCTCGGAGGTGCTGCAGGCGCTGATCCAGCGCCGCGACCGCCCCGACCCGGCCACCTACATCGGCTCCGGCAAGGCCGAGGAGCTGCGCGCCGTGGTGCTGGAGACCGGCGCCGACACCGTCATCTGCGACGGTGAGCTGACCCCCGCGCAGCTGACCGCGCTGGAGAAGGTGGCCAAGGTCAAGGTGGTCGACCGGACCGCGCTGATCCTGGACATCTTCGCCCAGCACGCCACCTCGAGGGAGGGCAAGGCGCAGGTCACGCTGGCGCAGATGGAGTACATGCTGCCGCGGCTGCGCGGCTGGGGCGAGTCCATGTCCCGGCAGGCCGGTGGCCGTGCGGGCAGCAACGGCGGCGTGGGGCTGCGCGGGCCGGGTGAGACCAAGATCGAGACCGATCGCCGCCGGATCCGCGAGCGGATGGCCAAGCTGCGCAGGCAGATCCGCGAGATGAAGACCGCGCGCGACACCATGCGCGCCCGCCGGGTGAACGGCGGGGTGCCCGCCGTCGCCATCGTCGGCTACACCAACGCGGGCAAGTCCAGCCTGATGAACGCGCTCACCGACGCCGGACTCCTGGTGCAGGACGCGCTCTTCGCCACCCTCGACCCCACCACGCGGCGGGCCGCGCTCGACGACGGCCGCGAGATCGTGGTCACCGACACCGTCGGGTTCGTCCGGCACCTGCCGACCCAGCTGGTCGAGGCGTTCCGCTCGACGCTGGAGGAGGTCACCGCCGCCGACCTGCTGCTGCACGTGGTCGACGGCGCCGACCCGCTGCCCGCCGGGCAGATCGAGGCGGTGCGCGAGGTGATCACCGACGTGGTCAAGGATTCCGGCGTCCCGGCGCCGCCGGAGTTGCTGGTGGTCAACAAGATCGACGCGGTGGACGAGCTGGCGCTGGCCCGGCTGCGGGCCCAGCTGCCGGACGCGGTCTTCGTCTCCGCCGCCACCGGCGCGGGCATGGCGGCGCTGCGCGAGCGGGTCGCCACCCTGCTCGGCGGGCTGGACGTGGACGTCACCGTGCTGCTGCCCTACACCAGGGGTGATCTGCTGGCCCGGGTGCACGCCGAGGGCCGGATCCTGGCCACCGAGCACGAGGAGGGCGGTACCCGGGTGCGCGCCAGGGTACCGCACGCGCTCGCCGCGGCCTTGACCCCGTTCGCCGGATCCGCGCCGGAGCGGTAG
- the dapF gene encoding diaminopimelate epimerase, with protein MDAVEFSKGHGTENDFVVLPDPEAVLELTASKVAALCDRRAGIGADGVLRVAKAGKLLDAGVLDALPEGVASDDWFMDYRNGDGSIAEMCGNGVRVFAHYLAAAGWEPRTDYVVGSRAGAKPVTVHSGDAVHGEVTVAMGLVRELGPSTASLAGWAYPGIGIDVGNPHLACIAADLSGDDLAKLDLTVPPGYDPDLFPQGVNIEFVTPLPPGAEPAVDMRVFERGVGETRSCGTGTVAAAAAVLHREGFRIAEDSGEVRVRVPGGAVSVRLAGGQAWLRGPSVLLAHGRLAGEWWLEH; from the coding sequence TTGGATGCGGTCGAGTTCAGCAAGGGGCACGGCACCGAGAACGACTTCGTGGTGCTGCCGGATCCGGAAGCGGTGCTCGAGCTGACCGCGTCGAAGGTCGCGGCGCTGTGCGATCGTCGCGCCGGGATCGGCGCCGACGGGGTGCTCCGGGTCGCCAAGGCCGGGAAACTGCTGGACGCGGGGGTGCTCGACGCGCTTCCCGAGGGCGTCGCGAGCGACGACTGGTTCATGGACTACCGCAACGGCGACGGCTCGATCGCGGAGATGTGCGGGAACGGCGTGCGGGTGTTCGCGCACTACCTGGCGGCCGCGGGCTGGGAACCGCGCACCGACTACGTGGTCGGCAGCCGGGCCGGCGCCAAGCCGGTGACCGTGCACAGCGGGGACGCGGTGCACGGCGAGGTGACGGTGGCGATGGGGCTGGTCCGCGAGCTGGGCCCGTCCACCGCGTCGCTCGCGGGCTGGGCCTACCCCGGCATCGGCATCGATGTCGGCAACCCGCACCTGGCCTGCATCGCCGCCGACCTCTCCGGCGACGACCTGGCCAAACTCGACCTCACCGTGCCCCCCGGCTACGACCCCGACCTCTTCCCGCAGGGCGTGAACATCGAATTCGTCACCCCGCTCCCGCCCGGCGCGGAACCCGCCGTCGACATGCGCGTCTTCGAGCGCGGCGTCGGCGAGACCCGCTCCTGCGGCACCGGCACCGTCGCGGCCGCCGCCGCGGTGCTGCACCGGGAGGGCTTCCGGATCGCCGAGGACTCCGGCGAGGTGCGGGTGCGGGTGCCCGGCGGCGCCGTCTCGGTCCGGCTCGCGGGCGGTCAGGCGTGGCTGCGCGGACCGTCGGTGCTGCTCGCGCACGGGCGGCTCGCGGGCGAGTGGTGGCTCGAGCACTGA
- a CDS encoding TrmH family RNA methyltransferase, whose protein sequence is MSRSARPRTASVQVWQGYLTNRGKRLRDGRFLVHGVRPITRALACGWPLETLVYRLGGPELSGWAREVLDTSRLPRVGLVPELMAELGDGVPELVAVAVSRPGELDDFAPGVPGGPPPVVLVADRPDSPDVLGALIRTADAFGAAGVVITGPGADHHDPRTVRASTGSLFAVPVFRAGGAAQVLTFAERQRRRGIPTRVVLPGTTGTPVDEYPFDQAAVVVVGDERGTWPGTDQLTVPGAADTIGAAATATVALYEIARQRHQDYRPQHSK, encoded by the coding sequence GTGAGCCGATCAGCGCGGCCGCGCACGGCCTCGGTCCAGGTGTGGCAGGGGTATCTGACGAACCGCGGCAAGCGGCTGCGCGACGGCCGCTTCCTGGTGCACGGCGTCCGGCCGATCACCCGCGCGCTGGCCTGCGGCTGGCCGCTGGAGACGCTCGTCTACCGGCTCGGCGGGCCCGAGCTCTCCGGCTGGGCGCGCGAGGTGCTCGACACCAGCCGGTTGCCCCGGGTCGGGCTGGTGCCCGAGCTCATGGCCGAGCTCGGCGATGGCGTGCCCGAGCTGGTCGCGGTCGCCGTCTCCCGCCCCGGCGAACTCGACGATTTCGCGCCCGGCGTGCCCGGTGGCCCGCCGCCGGTGGTGCTGGTCGCCGACCGCCCCGACTCGCCGGACGTGCTCGGCGCCCTCATCCGCACCGCCGACGCCTTCGGCGCGGCCGGGGTGGTGATCACCGGCCCCGGCGCCGACCACCACGACCCGCGCACCGTGCGCGCCTCCACCGGCTCGCTCTTCGCCGTCCCGGTCTTCCGCGCGGGCGGCGCCGCCCAGGTGCTCACCTTCGCCGAGCGCCAGCGCCGCCGTGGCATCCCCACCCGCGTCGTGCTGCCAGGCACCACCGGAACACCGGTCGACGAGTACCCGTTCGACCAGGCGGCGGTGGTCGTCGTCGGCGACGAGCGCGGCACCTGGCCCGGCACCGACCAGCTCACCGTCCCCGGCGCCGCCGACACCATCGGCGCCGCCGCCACCGCCACCGTCGCCCTGTACGAAATAGCCAGACAGCGACATCAGGACTACCGTCCCCAGCACAGCAAATGA
- the miaA gene encoding tRNA (adenosine(37)-N6)-dimethylallyltransferase MiaA, which produces MSAPVAVIGPTATGKSDLGLYLAEQLGGEIVNIDAMQLYRGMDIGTAKLAPAERRGIPHHQLDVLEVTATATVAAYQAAAAADVEAIRARGRVPVIVGGSMMYVQALLDQWRFPATDPEVRARWEGVLAERGLAAVHAALRAADPVAADTILPTDGRRMVRALEVVELTGRPFAASAPVIGAPRWNTLLLGVDRETAELDARIELRTAHMFEAGLVDEVRGLLDRGLRDGVTARRAIGYAQVLAHLDDEYDLNHAVERTLIGTRRYVRRQRSWFRRDPRVHWLDGADPALRTAALAAVAAHAAGEPAGTGKERSAQ; this is translated from the coding sequence GTGAGCGCACCGGTAGCGGTGATCGGCCCCACCGCCACCGGCAAGTCCGACCTCGGGCTGTACCTGGCCGAGCAGCTCGGCGGCGAGATCGTGAACATCGACGCCATGCAGCTGTATCGGGGGATGGATATCGGCACCGCCAAACTGGCGCCCGCCGAGCGCCGCGGCATCCCGCACCACCAGCTCGACGTCCTGGAGGTCACCGCGACCGCGACGGTCGCCGCGTACCAGGCCGCGGCCGCCGCCGACGTCGAGGCGATCCGGGCGCGCGGGCGGGTGCCGGTGATCGTCGGCGGCTCCATGATGTACGTGCAGGCGCTGCTCGACCAGTGGCGGTTCCCGGCCACCGACCCGGAGGTGCGGGCCAGGTGGGAGGGGGTCCTGGCGGAGCGGGGGCTCGCCGCGGTGCACGCGGCGCTGCGCGCGGCCGACCCGGTGGCCGCCGACACCATCCTGCCCACCGACGGCAGGCGCATGGTGCGCGCGCTGGAGGTGGTCGAGCTGACCGGTCGCCCGTTCGCCGCGTCCGCGCCGGTGATCGGCGCCCCGCGCTGGAACACGCTGCTGCTCGGCGTGGACCGGGAGACCGCCGAGCTGGACGCCAGGATCGAGCTCCGCACCGCGCACATGTTCGAGGCCGGGCTGGTCGACGAGGTGCGCGGGCTGCTCGACCGCGGGCTGCGCGACGGGGTGACCGCGCGCCGCGCCATCGGATACGCACAAGTCCTCGCGCACCTCGATGACGAATACGACCTGAACCACGCGGTCGAGCGCACGCTGATCGGTACCAGGCGGTATGTGCGCAGGCAGCGCTCGTGGTTCCGCCGCGACCCGCGGGTGCACTGGCTGGACGGCGCCGACCCGGCGCTGCGGACGGCCGCGCTGGCGGCGGTGGCCGCGCACGCGGCGGGCGAACCGGCAGGCACGGGAAAGGAACGTTCAGCGCAGTGA